One genomic window of Halolamina sediminis includes the following:
- a CDS encoding rhomboid family intramembrane serine protease, with protein MSVSLALQFGAVPWGLLQRVFVVLALLAGAVLALHFDDSRLPARLRERFVLGVPWGTVVTVSGVLAVYLFLQGGYWHWYRPVVLPFRAWSYAEPLGMLVAGFAHAGPGHLLGNLFGTLTLAPIVEYAIGHYPATGQPARPDPSTRRERLAALRDDPIARAFLLFPLAVAAIGVLITLFTVGAVIGFSGVVFAFAGFALVRYPLGTVLGLVGSDLLNLLYNALQNPTITASGRSRFVTPWFADIAIQGHAIGLLTGVVLGALLLRRRPADTPSPARLFTGALLLASAQSLWAVYWYRGGTEYVLYRAIGLGLVALAAALIVVAVAGSDRRPFASLGGGAPNDPGDTRLVDLSVRQIGLAAIVVVAAVLSGPAVAVNLVSTQGDLPGEPVTVRGYEVTYAEGVENELVSAIPVTLFGETTQVTTSGVIVSNPDRGIWQSVVPRGRLGSNGRARVVVGGVGWRETVTAVRRGWTAVGGGTAYAVALEDGDERRTVFTSDPARAEPRIADQNVSVVAENESFQLLVSEGNDTIRRPLPRANESVTVRNVTFHGGNGRVVAVHDGTRVTVLRVETYN; from the coding sequence ATGTCCGTGTCGCTCGCCCTCCAGTTCGGCGCGGTCCCGTGGGGGCTGCTCCAGCGTGTCTTTGTCGTCCTCGCGCTGCTTGCCGGCGCCGTCCTCGCGCTCCACTTCGACGATAGCCGCCTCCCCGCCCGGCTCCGCGAGCGGTTCGTCCTCGGCGTCCCCTGGGGGACCGTCGTCACCGTCTCGGGGGTGCTCGCGGTGTACCTGTTCCTGCAGGGCGGCTACTGGCACTGGTACCGCCCGGTCGTGCTCCCGTTCCGCGCGTGGTCGTACGCCGAGCCACTGGGGATGCTCGTCGCCGGCTTCGCCCACGCCGGCCCGGGTCATCTGCTCGGGAACCTCTTCGGCACGCTCACCCTCGCGCCGATCGTGGAGTACGCGATCGGTCACTACCCTGCGACGGGGCAACCCGCCCGCCCCGACCCGTCGACGCGCCGCGAGCGCCTCGCCGCGCTCCGGGACGATCCGATCGCCCGCGCGTTCCTCCTGTTCCCGCTCGCAGTCGCCGCTATCGGCGTCCTCATCACGCTGTTCACGGTCGGCGCCGTGATCGGCTTCTCGGGGGTCGTGTTCGCCTTCGCCGGCTTCGCGCTGGTGCGCTACCCGCTGGGGACGGTGCTGGGGCTGGTGGGGTCGGACCTGCTGAACCTCCTCTACAACGCGCTCCAGAACCCCACGATCACTGCCTCGGGCCGCTCACGGTTCGTCACGCCGTGGTTTGCCGACATCGCGATCCAGGGCCACGCGATCGGCCTGCTCACGGGGGTGGTGCTTGGCGCGCTGCTGCTCCGGCGGCGCCCCGCCGACACGCCATCGCCGGCCCGGCTGTTCACCGGCGCGCTCCTGCTCGCCAGCGCGCAGTCGCTCTGGGCGGTCTACTGGTACCGCGGCGGCACCGAGTACGTGCTGTATCGCGCGATCGGCCTCGGACTGGTCGCGCTGGCGGCGGCGCTGATCGTCGTCGCCGTCGCCGGCTCGGACCGTCGCCCGTTCGCCAGTTTGGGGGGTGGAGCGCCCAACGACCCCGGCGACACGCGACTCGTGGATCTCTCCGTCCGACAGATCGGGCTCGCGGCGATCGTGGTCGTGGCGGCGGTGCTGTCGGGGCCCGCGGTCGCAGTCAACCTCGTCTCGACACAGGGCGACCTGCCGGGTGAGCCAGTCACCGTTCGGGGGTACGAGGTCACCTACGCCGAGGGCGTCGAGAACGAACTCGTGTCGGCGATCCCCGTCACCCTGTTCGGTGAGACTACCCAGGTCACCACCTCGGGGGTGATCGTCTCGAACCCCGACAGGGGGATCTGGCAGTCCGTCGTCCCGCGGGGACGGCTCGGCTCCAACGGCCGCGCGAGGGTCGTCGTCGGTGGGGTCGGCTGGCGGGAGACGGTGACAGCCGTCCGGCGCGGCTGGACCGCGGTCGGCGGGGGTACTGCCTACGCCGTCGCGCTCGAGGACGGCGACGAGCGCCGGACGGTGTTCACCTCCGACCCCGCCCGGGCGGAGCCACGGATCGCCGACCAGAACGTCTCCGTCGTCGCCGAGAACGAGTCGTTCCAGCTCCTCGTGAGCGAGGGCAACGACACGATCCGTCGGCCGCTCCCGAGAGCCAACGAGTCGGTCACGGTCCGGAACGTGACGTTTCACGGCGGGAACGGCCGTGTCGTCGCCGTCCACGACGGGACGCGAGTGACGGTGTTGCGCGTCGAGACGTACAACTGA
- the surE gene encoding 5'/3'-nucleotidase SurE, whose product MSEPRILVTNDDGIESPGFRALYEALETVGDPVAVAPYSNQSAVGRARSFEATVHEYDLGYAVEGTPVDCVIAGVEALCPDVDVVVAGCNKGANLGSYVMGRSGTVSAAVEATFFDVPAIAVSQYVPTTDDEEFENLTPPKEAYADACDAAAYLVEESLDSGVFAEADYLNVNAPAPDEHDGRPPMTVTEPSPLYAMSAEFDGEAIRLEDNIWQRMQNGDIPDEDGTDRRAVVDGEISVSPLAAPHSVERHDHLDELAALYAE is encoded by the coding sequence ATGAGCGAGCCACGCATTCTGGTGACCAACGACGACGGGATCGAGAGCCCGGGGTTCCGGGCGCTCTACGAGGCGCTCGAGACGGTGGGCGACCCGGTCGCGGTCGCGCCGTACTCGAACCAGAGCGCCGTCGGCCGCGCCCGGTCGTTCGAGGCGACGGTCCACGAGTACGATCTCGGCTACGCCGTCGAGGGGACGCCCGTGGACTGCGTGATAGCGGGTGTCGAGGCGCTCTGCCCCGACGTGGACGTTGTCGTCGCCGGCTGCAACAAGGGGGCGAACCTCGGCTCGTACGTGATGGGCCGCTCCGGCACCGTCTCGGCGGCCGTCGAGGCGACGTTCTTCGACGTGCCGGCGATCGCCGTCTCCCAGTACGTCCCGACGACCGACGACGAGGAGTTCGAGAACCTCACCCCGCCGAAGGAGGCGTACGCCGACGCCTGCGACGCCGCGGCGTACCTGGTCGAGGAGTCGCTCGACTCGGGCGTGTTCGCGGAGGCCGACTATCTCAACGTCAACGCCCCCGCGCCCGACGAGCACGACGGTCGGCCGCCGATGACCGTCACCGAGCCGTCGCCGCTGTACGCGATGAGCGCCGAGTTCGACGGCGAGGCGATCCGGCTGGAGGACAACATCTGGCAGCGGATGCAGAACGGCGATATCCCCGACGAGGACGGCACCGACCGCCGCGCAGTCGTCGACGGCGAAATCAGTGTCTCGCCGCTGGCGGCGCCCCACTCCGTCGAGCGCCACGACCACCTCGACGAGCTGGCGGCCCTGTACGCCGAGTAG